A genomic stretch from Strongyloides ratti genome assembly S_ratti_ED321, chromosome : 1 includes:
- a CDS encoding Proteolipid membrane potential modulator family-containing protein, with protein sequence MTTSKCCLICLALILPPLPVAILYGCGAQFWINVLLLFLCFGIPAIIHACVVISDYQPVPVYYHGMPQAVVVRQPHHVQHYPRPYH encoded by the exons atgacAACATCAAAATGTTGTTTAATCTGTTTGGCACTCATTCTTCCG cCATTACCTGTAGCTATATTATATGGATGTGGTGCTCAATTCTGGATTAatgttttacttttatttctttGTTTTGGTATTCCAGCTATAATTCATGCTTGTGTTGTTATTTCAGATTACCAACCAGTACCTGTATATTATCATGGTATGCCTCAAGCTGTTGTAGTTAGGCAACCTCATCATGTTCAACATTATCCAAGACCATATCactaa
- a CDS encoding Nematode cuticle collagen, N-terminal domain and Collagen triple helix repeat-containing protein, with product MEDKQQYIQREREADSLRSFAFAAVAISTVAVLISIFSVPMLYNHMQQMQTVMQNEVDFCRSRSGNIWKEVTRTQVLSKVTGGRFARQAGYGTSEGVDGSFAAQPTGGCCGCGVSAQGPPGPPGPDGQDGQDGAPGLPGKDGPDGPAATPAPAFDFCFDCPAGPPGPAGNPGPKGAPGNAGAPGSDGAPGNPGSDGPEGPAGPAGSDGAPGNAGAPGAPGIVEEVEGPEGPAGPAGAPGAPGADGQPGAPGEAGQPGPEGPAGDAGSDGAPGAPGANGEQGPEGPQGEKGACNHCPPPRTAPGY from the exons atgGAAGACAAACAACAATATATTCAACGTGAACGTGAAGCTGACTCTTTGAGATCATTTGCCTTTGCAGCTGTTGCTATTTCTACTGTAGCAGTACTTATCTCTATTTTCTCAGTACCAATGCTTTACAATCATATGCAACAGATGCAAACTGTTATGCAAAATGAAGTAGATTTCTGTAGATCTCGTTCTGGAAATATCTGGAAAGAAGTAACAAGAACACAAGTTCTTTCTAAAGTTACTGGAGGAAGATTTGCTCGTCAAGCTGGATATGGAACCTCAGAAGGTGTTGATGGATCATTTGCTGCTCAACCAACCGGGGGATGTTGTGGATGTGGTGTTTCTGCTCAAGGTCCACCAGGACCACCAGGACCAGATGGTCAAGATGGACAAGATGGAGCACCAGGTCTTCCAGGAAAAGATGGCCCAGATGGTCCAGCCGCCACACCAGCACCAGCATTCGATTTCTGCTTTGACTGCCCAGCCGGACCACCAGGACCAGCCGGTAATCCAGGACCAAAAGGAGCACCAGGAAACGCCGGAGCCCCAGGAAGTGATGGAGCCCCAGGAAACCCAGGATCTGATGGACCAGAAGGACCAGCAGGACCAGCCGGATCAGATGGTGCACCAGGTAATGCCGGAGCTCCAGGAGCACCAGGTATTGTTGAAGAAGTTGAAGGACCAGAAGGACCAGCTGGACCAGCCGGAGCCCCAGGAGCACCAGGAGCCGATGGACAACCAGGAGCACCAGGAGAAGCTGGACAACCAGGACCAGAAGGGCCAGCAGGAGATGCCGGATCAGATGGAGCTCCAGGAGCACCAGGAGCCAATGGAGAACAAGGTCCAGAAGGACCACAAGGAGAGAAAGGAGCATGCAACCACTGTCCAC caCCAAGAACTGCTCCAggatattaa